From the Armatimonas rosea genome, the window GACGATGTGGCGGAGATTGTCTCTGAGGTCACGAGCGGCGAGAAACAGGAAGAGATCCTCCAGGGGCTCGCCGACCGTGCGCCTGAAGATGCACAGGATGTGCGTGAGCTTCTCGCCTTCAAGCCGGGCACAGCCGGGCGCTTGATGACCGATCGGTTTGTCAGCCTGGCCCCGAACCAGAGCGCGGAGTCCGCGTTTGCCACCCTGCGGAGCTTTGCGGACGACGCTGAGACCTTCAACGCACTCTATGTTCTGGAGGGAGAGCGCCTTGTCGGGGTGCTCTCGCTACGGGACCTGCTACGGGCTCGCCCCAACCAGCGCCTGAGCGAGCTGATGATCCGGGATATCGTCTCGATCCCCGCCGATCTCGACCAGGAAGAGGTCGCCCGCCTTGTTGCCAAGTACGACTTCACCGCCCTGCCCGTGGTGCTCTCCGATGGCACGATGGCGGGTATCGTCACGGTGGATGACGTGGTCGATATCCTGGAGCAGGAGCAGACCGAGGATATCTTCAAGCAGAGCGCGATCCACGCCGAGCCGGGGGTCCTCAATGCGCCCTACTTCTCCGCTCCCATCTGGCGCGTCGTCAAGAGCCGTGTCGGCTGGCTGATCCTGCTCTTTGTCGCCGAGACCGCCACGAGCTCTGTTCTCCAGCACTTCGAGGACGAGCTAAAGCGGGTGGTGGCCCTGAGTTTCTTTATTCCCTTGCTGATCGGCACGGGAGGAAACGCTGGCTCCCAGACCGTCTCGACGATCATCCGTGCGATGGCGCTGAAGGAGATTCGGGGCCGCGATGCGTGGCGGGTGTTGCTCCGTGAGGCGGGGACAGGGCTCCTGCTGGGGCTCTTGCTGGGAGTGATTGCCTTTGTGCGCTCGATGATCATGGGGCGTGGGCTACCCCTCTCGCTGGTGGTCTCCCTGACGATTGTCGCGGTCTGTGCGTGGGCTAACACAATCGGCTCGCTCGTGCCCTTGCTGGCGACCAAGCTGAAGATCGACCCCGCGCTGGTCTCGGCGCCTCTGATTGCGACCCTCGTGGATGCGACCGGGCTGATTATCTACCTGAATATCGCCCACATGATCCTGAAAGAGCTCCACTAAAGAACAAGGCCCCCTGCACGGCAACCCGTGCAGGGAGCTTTCTCTCTAGCGCTTCAGGAAACGCCCCGCCAGCCCGATGATGTCATCGACCGGGGAGCCATCGTGGTTCTGGTCTAGGAGCTGGCCCACCATACCCATGAGCCCGCTGGCGGCAGGCTGCGCTTGCTGCTGGCCGCCACCGCCTAGGAGCATCCCGGCCAGCCCAGCGACATCGAGGCCCTGCTGCTGCTTTTGCTGACCCAGGTAGCCCAGGACGAGCGGAGCGAGCATCTGCAAGAGTGCTCCGCCATTTGCCCCCCCGAGCTGCTGGCTGACAAGGCCGCTGATGGCATCGCTCTGGCCGCCTAGGACATGGCCCAGGATCGCGGCACCGGGGCCGTCTTGGTAGCCCGCGATGGATCCCTCGACATTCTCAAGCACGCTGCCATCATGGTCGTTGGAGATCGCGCTGTGGAGTGCCTCGGCGCCCCCTTCGGTCTGTGCATTGCGGGCAAGCGCCCCTAGAAGGATCGGGAGGGCGGCCTGGATTCCGTTCTGCGCCGTGCCCTCATCCACCCCGAGCTTCTCCGCGATCTGCCCGACCGCACCGCCACCGAGCTGCCCCATTAAACCCTGAAGGAGATTGTCCATTCGTCTTGTGTCCTACGTGTAAAATCTGGCGTATCTCTCGCCAGAGATGGGACGTAGACAGATAGGGAGAAGTTCCACACGAAGCAAAAAACAAGGCCCCTCTGTTGCCAGAGAGGCCTTGCGCTTACAGACCGGCGACCATTGCACGGAGCTCTTCCGTGCTCTTGCCCTTGAGAGACTCGGTGTCTTTCTCATCGAGGATCTCCAGGATCTTCTTCTTCTGCTCGGCGTTGGCACGGGCCTTCGCCGCTGCCTCGTTCTCGGCCAGCCGGACACCGATGACGTGCTTGACGATATCCAGGGCTAGCTGGTCCTTCTCCGCCGCCGCACTCTTGGCGGTCGGGTTCACAAACGAAACCTCGGTCTGTGTAGTCACTTTGTGGTGCAGCCCCCGCGCGATCTCGTCGAGGTTGACCTTGCTCGTTGGCGAGGTCAGCGGGAGCTCCCAGAGGTCTTCGACCGAGAGGAGCCCCTTGGTTGTCTCGAAGCGTAGCTTAAGACGTGTTGCCTTTTCAAACATAGTTGTTTCTTTCCTTTAGATACTGACTTTCAGAACGCGCTGGGTTCGCCCTGTGACGCGCACAATGACCTGCTGACGACCGTTGTTGCTAAAGCCGACTCCGGAGAGCTGGTTTACTGTCTCTGCGGTCCGGCTCTTGCTCCCGACAAGCTCCAGAACCTTGCGGTGCGGGTTGAGCTCGTCGCGCAGGAACTCGTTATAGAACCCCCGCGCGTTGCCGTCGTTGATGCAGCCGTCCAGTAGGAAGAAGTAGTGCAGGTTGCCGATCCCTGCCTCTCCCTCCCAGTGGTTGGGCGACTTCAGCAGCGCGGCGACCCGCTGCCAGTTCTGCGTCTCCAGGCCCCAGAGCTTCCGCGACTGGGCTGTGGACTGCATCAGGGGAGTGATGCTGATCTTCCCCGCCCGAACCTTGAGCCGCGCGATATCCACGAGCTGGCCTTGCGGCGGGTTCGTCGCGCTCTGGAAGCGGTGCACCTCGCCGAGGAGGTCGATCTCGACCGTGAACCCGGTATCGACCTTCTCCATCAGCCGGTACTGGTGCACCTGCAAGAGGTACTCGCCGTCCCGCATCGTCCCCACCGACCCATAGAAAATATTCTCAACCGGGTCACGGGGCATCGGGGCGCGACCACCACTTGCCATCGCATCGACATCCAGCCGCCCACGGCTTGGCGAGAGGCTCCGGCGGTTCTGGTAGAAGATCTTGTAGGACCCGCCCCGCCCCGTGCTCTCCGTCATGTGGAAGTCCAGGTCGTCGTAGTTGTTCCACGCTAGCCGGCAGCAGACATCTCCTGTCACGTTGCCTCCCTTCGCGGCGACCCGCTCCTTGATGTAGGAGTCGGCGAGGTCCCCGTTGTAGGACCACGAGAAGGGATTGCTCCACTTGAACAGCGGGGCAGCGTCCGGGTTGGCCGCCGTGACGACCGAGACCAGGTTCTTCTCGTGCTTGTTCTCCAGAAACACCTCAACCGTGCTGGCAAGGGGCAGGACCTCCGCCAGGAACGCCTCCAGGCCGATGGTATCCACACGATCGAAGGTCTTTGGCGAGACCGTGGTCGCCTTGCTCTTGAGCAGATCGAAGAGATCGCCGTCTTTGAGCTGTGGCTGTACCCCGCGGTCGGCGTAGAGCACGTCGTTGATCGAGACATCGCTCAGGTTGGCGTAGCGGCGCGCGATCGAGTCGTAGAGGCCCAGCTCGATGAGCTTGGCCCGTGCCTCCTCGATCATTCGCGGCGTTACCAGTGCCGTTGGCCGCTTGTAGTTGGTGGGCGCGACCTTGACCTCAAACCGCTTCACCGCCTCCTCAAGCGCACTGCCAGATGCAAGATCTACCAGAAGCGTTCCGATCACCGAGTTCTTGATGCTACAGACAGCTGGCCCTGCCTTTCGGAAGTGCATCCAGGCAAACGTGCTCGCATCCAGCCCCGACTCTAGCTGCTCGCGCTGGAGCTTCTGGAACGAGACAACCAGTGCCTGGTGCTCGCTTCCGCGGTAGAGCGCGTTGGAGGCGATCAGCTCCAGAACCTCGGTGAGGGCATCGGGGCTGATCTGTGTCAGGCTCCTCTCTAGCAGCTCCGCCTGGGTGTTGAGCGCCGAGCGCTCGGTGGCCAGGGTGTCTTTACGGAAGACATACTCGCGCTTGTGCTTGGCGTGGAAGTGTGAGAAGTTGTAGAGCTGGTCGTCGATCAGTGCCCGTGACTGCTTCGCCCCCGATGTCTCTGTGAGCGTGGTGAAGACACTGGTGATAGGCGCGCTCCAGATCAGCTCCGCCATGGTGTCGGCGGTCTTCTGGTACTGCGGCTCATCGTCTATCACAACGTCCCAGAGCGTCTGCTTCTTCCCGTCAACCAGCGCGACGACACGGCCGACATCGTAGATAAAGTGCCGGCAGCAGGAGCAGTCGTGCTCGTTGCGTGTCTTGAAGATCGGGTCGTTCTCAAACGAGTAGAGGTAGGTCAACCAGAGAGTATCCTTGGGGACATCGACCACCAAGAGGCTGGTTGGCAAGGAAGCCAGCTTCTCGTAGCGTGTCTTTATGGCGTCTGCGAACTTTCCAAAATCCATGGTTTTTCCTATCTTTAAAACCTTTCAAACGGAGGTGGGATAATCGGGATGACAGGACTCGAACCTGCGACTTCTCGCTCCCAAGGCGAGCGCTCTGACCAAACTGAGCTACATCCCGTGAACAAACAAGTGGGTAGGGAGGGACTTGAACCCCCATAGCGCAAAGGCGACAGCTTTACAGGCTGCTGGTCTCTCCGGCGACCGAGCCTACCCAGGGGCTGGGCATTGAAATACCCTAAAAATAAAAACGGCCCCGGTGCGACACGATGCGCAGCGGGACCGGCTCTGGAGAGGGTCTCTCAGGACAGAGCCGGTGGTGGCGGTGGATTCGAGGGCTGATAGAAGAACGTATTCATGCCTGCTTTATCGTTGCGAGGCCGTGGTGTGCTAAAAGGCGCGTCAAAAGATTCTCGACAAGCGCTTTTCCGTGGAGTGCGTCCCGCCAGCGCCTGGGGATCTGCGAGAGCCCGAAGCGTAGCCCCGCGATGCCCCCGGCGACACAGGCCGTGGTGTCGGTGTCGTTGCCCAGCGCGACAGCGGCTTTGACAATCGCCTCGTAGCTAAGCTCGCTCTGCACTTGCCTTGCGGAGTGCAGGCAGTCTACGACATAGCCGCTACCAGTGCCGCCGGGGAAGCTGGCGGGAGTGTCGGGTTGGACATGAAGCTCTAGCTCAAGCCGGTAGGGGCCGCTCTCGGCGTAGTAACCGCGGAGTGTGGCGGTGGCCTCGGCCCAGGGATCGGGCGTACCGGCCAGCAGGTAGCGCGCCCAGAGGCAGTAGAGGGCGCAGCAGACGTGGGCGCGTGGGTGGCCGTGGGTGACACAGGACTGGAGGTGCGCGTCCCGGATCAGGTCATCGTC encodes:
- a CDS encoding ADP-ribosylglycohydrolase family protein, translated to MNVSYEPLAGGLYGLLIGDALGVPYEFHRPESLPPLADLEMEPPAGFARAHVRTPTGTWSDDGAQALALLDSLLTCGGLDLDDFGRRLVAWYNDAAYTPDGRVFDCGIQTGDAIRELLRGTPAYAAGRTDERANGNGSLMRVLPLALWHQGSDDDLIRDAHLQSCVTHGHPRAHVCCALYCLWARYLLAGTPDPWAEATATLRGYYAESGPYRLELELHVQPDTPASFPGGTGSGYVVDCLHSARQVQSELSYEAIVKAAVALGNDTDTTACVAGGIAGLRFGLSQIPRRWRDALHGKALVENLLTRLLAHHGLATIKQA
- the mgtE gene encoding magnesium transporter, which produces METLEKNTERLEVGLKDVLRSPDDAPLIAVLDGYHPADIAEVMERLDDTDSIRVFRILDLVRAAEVLDELDSDTARYLLDNEVPERIASLLDILPADDVAEIVSEVTSGEKQEEILQGLADRAPEDAQDVRELLAFKPGTAGRLMTDRFVSLAPNQSAESAFATLRSFADDAETFNALYVLEGERLVGVLSLRDLLRARPNQRLSELMIRDIVSIPADLDQEEVARLVAKYDFTALPVVLSDGTMAGIVTVDDVVDILEQEQTEDIFKQSAIHAEPGVLNAPYFSAPIWRVVKSRVGWLILLFVAETATSSVLQHFEDELKRVVALSFFIPLLIGTGGNAGSQTVSTIIRAMALKEIRGRDAWRVLLREAGTGLLLGLLLGVIAFVRSMIMGRGLPLSLVVSLTIVAVCAWANTIGSLVPLLATKLKIDPALVSAPLIATLVDATGLIIYLNIAHMILKELH
- a CDS encoding DUF937 domain-containing protein, whose protein sequence is MDNLLQGLMGQLGGGAVGQIAEKLGVDEGTAQNGIQAALPILLGALARNAQTEGGAEALHSAISNDHDGSVLENVEGSIAGYQDGPGAAILGHVLGGQSDAISGLVSQQLGGANGGALLQMLAPLVLGYLGQQKQQQGLDVAGLAGMLLGGGGQQQAQPAASGLMGMVGQLLDQNHDGSPVDDIIGLAGRFLKR